A region from the Parasphingopyxis sp. CP4 genome encodes:
- a CDS encoding Hpt domain-containing protein, translating into MAYDPGALDKTLAAAVGDDPTLISELRSAFVQSAQRQVSALHNAVNDQQWQVAAWRLKGLAASFGVTDLMVLANQAAEGAPFDQMLLHRIDKSLAGFSNSFDFGDESE; encoded by the coding sequence ATGGCATATGATCCAGGCGCCCTTGATAAAACGCTCGCCGCCGCTGTCGGCGACGATCCGACGCTGATTTCGGAACTTCGTTCTGCGTTTGTTCAAAGCGCGCAACGGCAGGTTTCTGCGCTTCACAACGCTGTTAACGATCAGCAATGGCAGGTGGCCGCATGGCGGCTTAAAGGCCTTGCTGCAAGCTTTGGTGTGACCGATTTGATGGTCCTCGCCAATCAGGCCGCAGAGGGCGCCCCATTTGATCAAATGCTGCTTCATCGCATCGATAAGTCGCTTGCCGGCTTTTCGAACAGCTTCGATTTTGGCGACGAAAGCGAATAA
- a CDS encoding ribonuclease J, which yields MTPKNELLFLALGGSGEIGMNVNLYGTQGKWVMVDCGMTFGDPYYPGIELVLPELEFIEDRADDLLGIVLTHGHEDHIGAIPYLAADLGVPLYATAFTAGLIYRKLEEASLTEQVELNVIEPETDFELGPFGFRYIPLAHSILEGNALVIETDHGRVFHTGDWKLDPDPQTGTPTSPEEMKAIGDTGILALVCDSTNVFNQKDSGSEGAVKAGLGEIISEATGRVLVTTFASNAARLQTLGRIANETGRKVCVAGRSLNRIIDTAKAVGYLKDFPPTIDFDEAMRIPARELLIIATGGQGESRAALGRIAEDNHPLTLDSGDLIIFSSKQIPGNELAIGRIQNALAEKQIPIITDRQAMVHVSGHPGRPELAKMYEWIRPEILVPVHGEMRHMAEQARFGASQGIPKTIVQQNGDVVRLAPDGPKIISHERVGRLVLDGDTIVAADGEAMNERRRIGQRGLIAVTVAFGADGKMRGSPSFSMAGIPVEEDRETFIDEAIEAAANAARAGASDPEKLREAIRLAVRRMATHWTGKKPVVNVSLMEV from the coding sequence ATGACACCCAAAAACGAATTGCTTTTCCTCGCGCTCGGCGGGTCGGGCGAGATTGGCATGAACGTCAATCTCTACGGTACCCAGGGCAAATGGGTCATGGTTGATTGTGGCATGACCTTTGGCGATCCCTATTATCCCGGCATCGAACTCGTCCTGCCTGAGCTGGAGTTTATCGAAGACCGCGCGGATGATCTGCTCGGCATCGTGCTGACCCATGGCCATGAAGATCATATCGGTGCGATTCCCTATCTGGCAGCCGATTTGGGCGTTCCGCTTTATGCGACCGCATTCACGGCGGGTCTGATCTATCGGAAACTCGAAGAGGCGAGTCTCACGGAACAGGTCGAACTGAACGTTATCGAGCCGGAAACTGATTTTGAGCTTGGCCCCTTTGGTTTTCGGTACATCCCGCTTGCTCACTCGATACTTGAGGGCAATGCGCTGGTCATTGAGACAGACCATGGGCGTGTGTTCCATACCGGCGATTGGAAGCTCGATCCCGATCCACAAACCGGCACGCCGACCAGCCCGGAAGAAATGAAGGCGATTGGTGATACTGGAATTTTGGCGCTGGTCTGCGATTCGACCAATGTTTTCAATCAGAAAGACTCTGGCAGCGAAGGCGCGGTCAAGGCTGGACTTGGCGAGATTATCAGCGAGGCAACCGGCCGCGTACTCGTAACAACCTTTGCATCCAATGCAGCGCGACTGCAGACGCTGGGGCGGATCGCGAACGAAACCGGGCGCAAAGTCTGCGTCGCCGGGCGCTCGCTCAATCGGATTATCGATACCGCCAAGGCAGTCGGCTATCTGAAGGATTTTCCGCCGACCATCGATTTTGACGAAGCCATGCGCATTCCGGCGCGCGAGCTGCTGATCATTGCCACAGGTGGGCAGGGGGAATCCCGTGCCGCGCTGGGGCGGATTGCCGAAGATAATCATCCGTTGACCCTGGACAGCGGAGATTTGATCATTTTCAGCTCCAAGCAGATACCCGGCAACGAGCTCGCCATCGGCCGCATTCAGAATGCGCTGGCAGAGAAACAGATACCGATCATCACGGATCGCCAGGCCATGGTGCATGTATCCGGGCATCCGGGTCGTCCCGAGCTCGCAAAAATGTACGAGTGGATTCGGCCGGAGATATTGGTGCCCGTACATGGCGAAATGCGCCATATGGCGGAGCAAGCGCGGTTCGGCGCGTCGCAGGGGATTCCCAAGACCATTGTTCAGCAGAATGGCGATGTGGTCCGTCTTGCGCCCGACGGCCCCAAAATAATCAGCCATGAGCGAGTGGGGCGTCTCGTGCTCGACGGGGATACGATTGTTGCGGCGGACGGCGAGGCGATGAACGAGCGACGCCGGATCGGCCAACGTGGCTTGATCGCCGTGACCGTGGCCTTTGGCGCAGATGGCAAGATGCGCGGCAGTCCATCCTTCTCAATGGCCGGCATTCCGGTCGAGGAAGATCGTGAGACATTTATCGATGAGGCGATTGAGGCCGCTGCCAATGCGGCGCGCGCCGGCGCTAGCGATCCCGAAAAACTGCGTGAGGCTATTCGATTGGCCGTGCGGAGAATGGCCACGCATTGGACCGGCAAGAAACCGGTGGTCAATGTGTCCCTGATGGAGGTTTAG
- a CDS encoding sensor histidine kinase KdpD → MTDFGASNAVSVGRVDNQGCLVAADPLLEDLHEGAGGVPGGSLAIPQIAALAKLAERLGVAVSRSVIAAKGDRDVELHIQAEPDSEGVKLAIGGWVERDPISPEGGNDGLRDHDFLRADADWLWETDHALRLTALSPDAEAALGSLDPYIGQPLTGLFRFVEGVDGALPILNALAEHRRFARQEAVLRPDGDQRVELTAVPLIDGAGRFGGFRGTATAQAAEAVAVQPAANDAEIPDAFGRQIDRALRAPLDRIVASAHSIEAQLEGPIRGDYAEYAGDISRAGRHLLGLIDDLVDLQAVERPDFTPEVQDIDLADIARDAAGLLSVRASEKKIRIDQPADDESLPARADYKRVLQILVNLVGNAVRFAPEDSQVWIRCESEGDLAAVIVADQGRGISAEDQPRIFEKFERLSASEPGTGLGLYIARRLARAMGGDIDVDSARGQGARFVLTLPVDA, encoded by the coding sequence ATGACGGATTTCGGAGCCTCAAATGCCGTGTCCGTTGGACGGGTCGACAATCAGGGATGCCTTGTTGCTGCTGATCCCCTGTTGGAAGATCTTCACGAGGGTGCAGGCGGAGTGCCGGGTGGCAGCCTCGCAATTCCGCAAATTGCGGCTCTTGCAAAACTAGCGGAAAGGCTGGGCGTCGCCGTGTCGCGCAGCGTCATTGCGGCGAAGGGTGATCGCGATGTTGAGCTACACATTCAAGCCGAGCCCGATAGCGAAGGGGTTAAGCTCGCGATTGGCGGATGGGTCGAGCGGGACCCAATCTCACCTGAGGGCGGCAATGACGGCTTGCGAGACCATGATTTTTTGCGGGCAGATGCAGATTGGCTTTGGGAGACCGACCATGCGTTGCGACTGACGGCGTTGTCACCGGATGCCGAGGCCGCATTAGGGTCGCTCGATCCCTATATTGGCCAACCGCTTACCGGGCTGTTTCGCTTTGTCGAAGGCGTTGATGGCGCGCTCCCGATTCTCAACGCCCTGGCTGAGCATCGTCGGTTTGCGCGGCAAGAGGCAGTGCTTCGCCCCGATGGAGATCAGCGGGTTGAGCTGACGGCGGTTCCCTTGATTGACGGAGCTGGACGCTTTGGAGGATTTCGCGGTACCGCAACTGCGCAGGCTGCAGAGGCTGTTGCCGTTCAACCTGCCGCAAATGATGCCGAAATTCCGGATGCCTTCGGGCGCCAGATCGACCGCGCGCTGCGGGCGCCGCTCGACCGGATCGTGGCCAGTGCACACAGTATCGAGGCGCAGCTCGAGGGGCCGATCCGTGGCGACTATGCCGAATATGCGGGCGATATCTCGCGCGCCGGACGCCACTTGCTTGGGCTGATCGATGACCTTGTCGATCTCCAGGCTGTTGAGCGACCAGATTTTACGCCCGAAGTGCAAGATATCGATCTCGCCGATATCGCTCGTGATGCCGCCGGCTTGCTTTCGGTGCGCGCCAGCGAAAAGAAAATCCGTATCGACCAACCGGCAGATGACGAATCTTTGCCGGCACGCGCTGACTATAAGCGGGTGCTCCAGATTTTGGTGAACCTGGTGGGCAATGCTGTGCGCTTTGCCCCGGAGGATAGCCAGGTCTGGATCCGATGCGAGAGCGAGGGCGATCTTGCAGCGGTGATCGTTGCTGATCAGGGACGCGGAATATCGGCTGAGGATCAGCCTCGCATTTTTGAGAAATTCGAACGGCTATCGGCCAGTGAACCGGGCACCGGGCTCGGTCTTTACATTGCGCGGCGACTTGCGCGCGCAATGGGCGGCGATATCGATGTCGATAGTGCCCGCGGACAGGGCGCCCGCTTTGTGCTGACCCTGCCAGTCGACGCTTAG
- a CDS encoding DUF2336 domain-containing protein yields MSDPANSAPETADERAAALLAAAARASYGRSFSGYLSIAALMRPEVVRLSEVERRVIREMLLGLVEQIEQELRARILASPDLETVEEFTASLSAPHIAIAWPALSAAELPDDTELAKLLVQRARAYTIIRYLRRFGSVAEDSVIEQLTEHTEPAISASAMNLLIAESRSNDRFDDPRLGRADLPEPVARRLIWTIAAAIRDYGKRFDELDQARLETVVTLVAGAMVAEHDDTSALAVAAETLATALQDAGSVDPSLWVEAVHGARLHLYVAMVAVRAEIEFEAAWDMISMPDVATHMVLLKSIGVDRDTASQLVTMISRAVSQDEATADNHAAAWIETYDTLDATNVEEAMRAWRVDPAYRSALSYLSSANRGASS; encoded by the coding sequence ATGTCTGATCCGGCCAATTCTGCCCCGGAAACTGCCGACGAGCGCGCTGCTGCGTTGCTCGCGGCGGCCGCGCGCGCGTCCTATGGCCGATCATTTAGTGGGTATTTGTCCATTGCGGCCCTGATGCGGCCAGAGGTTGTGCGGCTCAGCGAAGTCGAACGCCGGGTAATTCGGGAGATGCTGCTCGGCTTGGTCGAACAGATCGAGCAAGAGCTGCGCGCCCGTATCTTGGCCTCACCCGATTTGGAGACCGTTGAAGAATTCACCGCATCGTTGAGCGCACCCCATATCGCAATTGCCTGGCCGGCGCTTTCGGCCGCCGAGCTGCCTGATGACACCGAACTGGCCAAGCTACTGGTGCAGCGTGCCCGAGCCTATACGATCATCCGTTACTTGCGACGCTTCGGGAGTGTCGCCGAAGACTCAGTAATCGAGCAGCTGACCGAACACACCGAACCTGCAATCTCGGCAAGCGCAATGAATCTATTGATTGCTGAGAGTCGATCCAATGATCGCTTCGATGACCCGCGTCTTGGCCGGGCTGATTTACCTGAGCCTGTTGCCCGTCGGTTGATATGGACAATCGCTGCGGCAATTCGCGATTATGGAAAGCGGTTTGACGAGCTCGATCAGGCGCGGCTTGAAACCGTTGTTACCTTGGTGGCGGGCGCAATGGTTGCCGAGCATGATGACACTTCAGCGCTTGCCGTCGCTGCCGAAACACTTGCGACTGCGTTGCAAGATGCTGGATCTGTCGATCCCTCACTATGGGTTGAAGCCGTGCACGGGGCGCGGCTGCATCTCTATGTCGCGATGGTGGCCGTGCGTGCTGAGATTGAGTTCGAAGCGGCCTGGGACATGATATCCATGCCCGATGTGGCGACGCATATGGTTTTGCTCAAATCCATCGGTGTCGATCGCGATACCGCTTCCCAGTTAGTGACCATGATAAGCAGGGCAGTTTCGCAAGACGAAGCTACGGCCGACAATCACGCCGCGGCGTGGATCGAAACATATGATACGCTGGACGCGACGAATGTTGAGGAGGCGATGCGGGCATGGCGGGTAGATCCGGCCTATCGCAGTGCCCTGTCGTACCTCTCGTCCGCCAATCGAGGCGCATCGTCATGA
- a CDS encoding citrate synthase, with amino-acid sequence MGDNSAKLSVNGNEHEYSVDSGTVGPDVVDIRKLYAETGLFTFDPGFKSTASCESGLTYIDGGKGILLHRGYPIEQLAEQSSFMEVAYLLLNGELPGQQEFVDFERTITLHTMVHEQLKTLYNGFRRDAHPMAIMCGVVGALSAFYHDSTDISDPEQRTIASHRMIAKMPTIAAMAYKYAIGQPFLYPDNDLSYTGNFLRMTFGVPAEEYEVNPIIEDAMDKIFILHADHEQNASTSTVRLAGSSGANPFACIAAGIACLWGPAHGGANEAALNMLREIGTPDRIPEYIKRAKDKDDPFRLMGFGHRVYKNFDPRAKVMKKTATEVLDTLGVDDPIFDVARELEKIALEDDYFIEKKLYPNVDFYSGVILSAIGFPTTMFTVLFALARTVGWVAQWNEMISDPAQTIGRPRQLYTGPEQRDYVPIGSR; translated from the coding sequence ATGGGTGACAACAGCGCTAAACTCTCGGTTAATGGCAATGAGCATGAATATAGCGTGGATTCGGGCACGGTCGGCCCGGACGTCGTCGATATTCGCAAGCTTTACGCCGAGACAGGCCTGTTCACCTTCGATCCCGGCTTCAAATCGACTGCCAGTTGTGAATCCGGTCTGACCTATATCGATGGTGGCAAGGGTATCCTGCTCCATCGCGGCTATCCGATCGAACAGCTCGCCGAACAGTCGAGCTTCATGGAAGTCGCCTATCTGCTCCTCAACGGCGAGCTTCCCGGACAGCAAGAATTTGTCGATTTCGAGCGGACGATCACGCTGCACACGATGGTGCATGAGCAATTGAAGACGCTCTATAACGGCTTCCGCCGCGATGCTCACCCGATGGCCATCATGTGCGGTGTCGTTGGTGCGCTATCTGCATTTTATCACGATTCGACAGATATTTCCGACCCTGAGCAGCGCACTATAGCCTCGCATCGGATGATCGCAAAAATGCCGACGATTGCGGCGATGGCCTATAAATATGCGATCGGTCAGCCATTCCTCTATCCGGATAATGACCTGTCCTACACCGGCAATTTCCTGCGCATGACGTTCGGCGTTCCGGCTGAAGAATATGAGGTCAATCCGATCATCGAAGATGCGATGGACAAGATCTTCATCCTGCATGCCGATCACGAGCAGAATGCATCCACCTCGACAGTCCGCCTGGCCGGATCGTCAGGTGCCAATCCCTTCGCGTGTATTGCTGCCGGCATCGCTTGCCTCTGGGGTCCCGCTCATGGCGGTGCCAATGAAGCGGCGCTCAACATGCTCCGCGAAATCGGCACGCCAGACCGTATTCCGGAATATATCAAGCGCGCCAAGGACAAAGACGATCCGTTCCGCCTGATGGGCTTTGGCCACCGCGTCTATAAGAATTTCGATCCGCGCGCGAAGGTCATGAAGAAGACGGCCACTGAAGTGCTCGACACTTTGGGCGTCGACGATCCGATCTTCGATGTAGCGCGCGAGCTTGAGAAAATCGCGCTTGAAGATGATTATTTCATCGAGAAGAAGCTGTACCCGAATGTCGATTTCTATTCGGGTGTAATCCTGTCAGCCATCGGCTTCCCGACGACGATGTTCACGGTGCTGTTTGCACTTGCCCGCACGGTTGGCTGGGTAGCGCAGTGGAACGAGATGATCTCGGATCCCGCACAAACCATCGGTCGCCCGCGTCAGCTGTATACCGGCCCGGAACAGCGCGACTATGTGCCGATTGGCAGCCGCTAA
- a CDS encoding DUF1467 family protein: MDRQETGGQCVPDGGLAMEPISALAIYFLFWFLSLFIVLPFGVQTDREMGVEPEPGHAESAPHRFRAGRIVVRTTLVATILFALFYANYSYGWIGTDFLDFLKPESMRNSS, encoded by the coding sequence TTGGACCGGCAAGAAACCGGTGGTCAATGTGTCCCTGATGGAGGTTTAGCCATGGAGCCAATTTCTGCTCTGGCGATCTATTTTCTTTTCTGGTTTCTCTCGCTTTTCATCGTTCTGCCCTTTGGTGTGCAAACGGATCGAGAAATGGGTGTGGAACCGGAACCGGGTCACGCAGAAAGCGCCCCGCATCGATTTCGTGCTGGCCGGATAGTGGTGCGCACAACCTTGGTTGCGACTATTTTGTTCGCGTTATTCTATGCAAATTACAGCTATGGCTGGATTGGCACGGACTTTCTCGATTTTCTAAAACCGGAGTCGATGCGCAACAGCTCTTAG
- a CDS encoding type III pantothenate kinase: MLLAVDAGNTNVVFALVKESEIVARWRIATDPRRTGDEYAVWLHNLMALQGFDPGDVEAVIISTVVPRALHNLQVLASKYFDVEPLVAGEAPVEWGIALDIDEPTSLGADRAINVIAAHALHPEDLIIIDFGTATTFDVADYKGAYKGGVIAPGINLSLDALVGAAAKLPRIAIEAPRDNSVIGTNTEDQMHIGVYWGYIAMIEGLVERTRAEIGRPAKVVSTGGLASLFDEHTDIFDIIEPDLTIQGLAMLYQRSR; the protein is encoded by the coding sequence ATGCTGCTCGCTGTCGATGCCGGTAATACCAATGTTGTCTTCGCTCTCGTCAAGGAGAGTGAGATCGTCGCGCGCTGGCGGATCGCGACCGATCCGCGGCGTACCGGCGATGAATATGCTGTTTGGCTGCACAATCTCATGGCGCTTCAAGGATTTGATCCCGGCGACGTAGAAGCGGTGATCATCTCTACCGTGGTACCGCGCGCGCTCCATAATCTGCAGGTTCTGGCATCAAAATATTTCGATGTTGAGCCATTGGTTGCTGGAGAGGCGCCCGTCGAATGGGGGATCGCACTCGATATTGATGAGCCCACCAGCCTGGGCGCAGACCGCGCAATCAACGTTATCGCTGCCCACGCGCTGCACCCCGAAGATCTGATCATTATCGATTTCGGTACGGCAACCACCTTCGATGTCGCCGACTATAAGGGTGCGTACAAAGGCGGTGTGATTGCTCCCGGTATCAACTTGTCGCTCGATGCGTTGGTCGGAGCTGCGGCCAAACTCCCGCGCATCGCAATCGAAGCACCGCGCGATAACTCGGTGATCGGCACCAATACCGAAGATCAGATGCATATCGGCGTCTATTGGGGCTATATCGCGATGATCGAGGGGCTGGTTGAGCGGACCCGCGCTGAAATCGGTCGACCCGCGAAAGTGGTGTCCACGGGCGGGCTGGCCAGCCTTTTTGATGAGCATACGGACATATTCGACATTATTGAGCCCGATCTGACGATTCAGGGGCTGGCGATGCTCTACCAAAGGTCTAGATAG
- the gltX gene encoding glutamate--tRNA ligase, translating to MSAIEKAVNNEGVVTRFAPSPTGYLHIGGARTALFNWLFARHHGGQFKLRIEDTDQARSTDDAIEKILDGMRWLGLDWDGDEIYQFSRADRHVEVANALLESGNAYRCYATPEELAEMREQQRAAKQPIRYDNRWRDRDPSEAPDGAPFVIRLKTPIEGETIIEDAVQGRVKVRNQEIDDFVMLRGDGTPTYMLAVAVDDHDMGVTHVIRGDDHLNNAFRQRALIDAMGWPQKIYAHVPLIHGPDGAKLSKRHGALGVEAYRDEMGMLPEAVFNYLLRLGWGHGDDEIISQEQAIEWFDLDGVGKSAARFDVKKLTNLNGHYIRESDNARLADLATPAIAADLGRDITDEELELLQRSMESIKPRAKSVADLGASATFLFRTRPLNLDEKAQMLLQDEAPALLADLLPHLEGVAEWSEDRLDTAVRDFADARELKLGKVAQPLRAALTGSATSPGIFDVLLLLGREESLARIADQAA from the coding sequence TGCATATTGGCGGTGCGCGAACCGCCCTTTTCAACTGGCTTTTTGCCCGCCACCATGGCGGTCAGTTCAAGCTGCGCATTGAAGATACGGACCAGGCACGCTCTACCGATGATGCGATCGAGAAGATTCTCGATGGTATGCGTTGGCTCGGCCTCGATTGGGACGGCGACGAGATCTATCAATTCTCCCGCGCGGACCGGCATGTCGAAGTTGCCAACGCGCTGCTCGAAAGCGGCAATGCCTATCGCTGCTATGCGACGCCGGAAGAACTGGCGGAGATGCGCGAGCAACAGCGCGCGGCGAAACAACCGATCCGATATGATAATCGTTGGCGGGATCGCGATCCATCGGAAGCCCCTGACGGCGCGCCGTTCGTTATTCGCCTCAAGACGCCGATCGAAGGCGAAACGATAATCGAAGACGCGGTGCAAGGCCGGGTGAAAGTCCGCAACCAGGAGATCGACGATTTCGTCATGCTACGCGGCGACGGAACGCCAACTTATATGCTCGCGGTTGCCGTTGATGATCATGACATGGGCGTCACCCATGTGATCCGTGGTGACGATCATCTCAACAATGCATTCCGTCAACGCGCGCTGATCGATGCGATGGGCTGGCCCCAAAAGATCTACGCCCATGTGCCGCTGATCCACGGTCCCGATGGCGCCAAGCTATCCAAGCGCCACGGCGCTCTGGGTGTTGAAGCCTATCGCGATGAGATGGGAATGCTGCCAGAAGCCGTTTTCAACTATCTCCTGCGCCTCGGGTGGGGCCATGGCGATGACGAGATAATCAGTCAGGAACAGGCTATCGAATGGTTTGATCTTGATGGGGTCGGCAAGTCTGCAGCGCGGTTTGACGTAAAGAAGCTAACGAACCTCAACGGCCACTATATTCGAGAGTCCGACAATGCCCGGCTTGCTGATCTGGCAACACCGGCAATTGCCGCCGATTTGGGCCGTGATATTACCGATGAAGAGCTTGAATTGCTGCAACGCAGCATGGAAAGCATCAAGCCTCGGGCCAAGTCTGTCGCCGATTTGGGTGCCAGTGCGACATTTTTATTTCGCACTCGCCCCCTAAATCTGGACGAGAAGGCTCAAATGCTGCTACAGGATGAGGCGCCGGCGTTGCTCGCCGATCTATTGCCACATCTTGAAGGGGTGGCGGAATGGTCGGAAGACAGGCTGGATACCGCCGTCAGGGACTTTGCCGACGCCCGCGAACTCAAGCTGGGCAAGGTTGCGCAACCCCTGCGCGCGGCGCTGACCGGAAGTGCGACATCGCCGGGAATTTTCGATGTGCTTTTGCTCCTCGGTCGTGAGGAGTCATTGGCGCGGATCGCCGATCAGGCGGCATAG
- a CDS encoding biotin--[acetyl-CoA-carboxylase] ligase, with protein sequence MMALAQSGAEEGSWLRAERQTSGRGRQGRAWDSPSGNLFASTLVRLRPDDPPPATLALVASLALYEAVSAFLPTDAHDELSLKWPNDLLLRLAKLSGILLERKDDAIVIGIGVNLASHPDSLDRVTISLSAYGPPPAPDIFLIELADRFADWVVSWRADGLDHIRTSWLKRAHAKGTALSVHDPSGERIDGSFDDITRDGALCLRLADGSVRVMHAGDVFLV encoded by the coding sequence ATGATGGCGCTTGCCCAGTCCGGCGCAGAGGAAGGCAGCTGGCTGCGCGCCGAACGCCAGACCAGTGGGCGCGGACGCCAGGGCAGGGCATGGGACTCTCCCAGCGGCAATCTCTTTGCGAGCACATTGGTGCGGCTGCGGCCTGATGATCCACCGCCAGCGACCTTGGCCCTCGTGGCATCGCTGGCGCTCTACGAGGCCGTGTCAGCATTTCTTCCAACGGATGCTCATGATGAGTTGAGCCTCAAATGGCCGAATGACTTGCTCCTTCGACTGGCAAAGCTTTCCGGCATCCTTTTGGAACGTAAGGATGATGCAATCGTCATCGGCATCGGCGTCAATCTCGCCAGCCATCCGGACAGTCTGGATCGAGTGACTATCAGCCTGTCAGCCTATGGACCGCCGCCGGCTCCGGATATTTTCTTAATCGAACTTGCGGACCGCTTTGCCGACTGGGTTGTTAGTTGGCGCGCAGACGGGCTCGATCATATCCGCACCAGCTGGCTGAAGCGTGCGCATGCTAAGGGCACTGCATTGAGTGTGCACGACCCGTCGGGCGAGCGTATCGACGGGAGTTTTGACGATATCACCCGCGATGGTGCGCTATGCCTGCGCTTGGCGGATGGGTCTGTCCGTGTCATGCATGCGGGCGATGTTTTCCTTGTTTGA
- the nuoN gene encoding NADH-quinone oxidoreductase subunit NuoN, which yields MTTLESLLVVLPELILTLGATDLLLVAAFSKKVDKARRVSVYAVLMLIGCGLALLGPASDGGAVFGGLYVADAFSTFTKVLIYAAAAIAILMAPRFFDKAGEMRAEYPVLILFAVLGMGFMVSSNDLMMLYIGLEMQSLAAYVLASFMRKDLRSAEAGLKYYVLGALASGILLYGISLLYGFTGTTTYDGIAIAMATGMSTGELFGLVFVLAGLAFKISAVPFHMWTPDVYEGAPTPVTAFFASAPKIAAIALSMRVMFEALAPATDAWQQIVIFVALASIALGAVAAIGQSNIKRLLAYSSINNIGFALIGVAAGTQAGVAATLSYMAIYVAMTLGSFLCVLQMRDENDRAVEDIESLAGLSKSRPGLAAAFAIFMFSLAGIPPLLGFWGKFLVFDAAVAAGLFPLAVIGIALSVIGAYYYLRIIKTMYFDDPAPAYAPANSVVENGLIAVTAVAVSPLGYLLVPFLALTAGNAAAALF from the coding sequence ATGACTACGCTTGAGAGCCTCCTCGTCGTATTGCCGGAGCTGATCCTGACGCTCGGCGCGACGGATCTGTTGCTAGTCGCCGCGTTCAGCAAGAAAGTGGACAAGGCACGCCGTGTCAGCGTCTATGCGGTGCTGATGCTGATTGGGTGTGGACTTGCCTTGCTGGGTCCGGCGAGTGACGGCGGCGCTGTCTTTGGCGGATTATATGTCGCCGATGCCTTCTCGACCTTTACCAAAGTGCTGATCTACGCCGCGGCCGCGATCGCGATCCTCATGGCACCGCGCTTTTTCGACAAAGCCGGGGAAATGCGCGCGGAATATCCTGTCCTGATCCTGTTCGCCGTGCTGGGCATGGGCTTCATGGTCTCATCCAATGACCTGATGATGCTGTATATCGGCCTCGAGATGCAGAGCCTTGCGGCTTATGTGTTGGCAAGCTTCATGCGCAAGGATCTGCGCTCGGCTGAAGCGGGTCTCAAATATTATGTGTTGGGCGCTCTGGCGAGCGGGATCCTGCTTTACGGTATCTCGCTGCTCTACGGTTTTACCGGCACGACCACCTATGACGGCATCGCGATCGCGATGGCCACTGGCATGTCGACCGGCGAACTGTTTGGCCTCGTATTCGTGCTGGCTGGCTTGGCCTTCAAGATCAGCGCGGTGCCGTTCCATATGTGGACGCCGGATGTCTACGAAGGCGCGCCGACACCGGTGACCGCATTCTTCGCCTCTGCACCGAAAATCGCCGCCATCGCCTTGTCGATGCGCGTGATGTTTGAAGCGCTCGCACCGGCCACCGATGCCTGGCAGCAGATCGTGATCTTCGTGGCCTTGGCGTCAATCGCACTGGGTGCGGTCGCGGCAATCGGCCAATCCAATATCAAACGCCTGCTGGCGTACAGCTCGATTAACAATATCGGCTTTGCCTTGATCGGCGTAGCGGCCGGCACCCAAGCAGGCGTTGCTGCCACCCTGTCCTATATGGCGATCTACGTCGCGATGACCTTGGGTAGCTTCCTGTGCGTCTTGCAGATGCGCGATGAGAATGACCGCGCGGTCGAGGATATCGAAAGCTTGGCGGGATTGTCCAAATCACGACCGGGACTCGCCGCAGCGTTCGCAATCTTCATGTTCAGCCTGGCGGGTATCCCGCCGCTATTGGGTTTCTGGGGCAAGTTCCTGGTCTTCGATGCGGCTGTGGCTGCCGGCCTGTTCCCGCTCGCGGTGATCGGTATCGCGCTGTCGGTAATCGGCGCCTATTATTATCTGCGCATCATCAAGACGATGTATTTTGACGATCCGGCACCGGCATATGCGCCCGCCAATTCGGTCGTCGAGAATGGGTTGATCGCGGTAACCGCGGTTGCCGTATCGCCGCTCGGTTACCTGCTGGTGCCGTTTCTGGCGCTTACCGCGGGCAATGCCGCGGCCGCCTTGTTCTAG